A genomic window from Lycium barbarum isolate Lr01 chromosome 4, ASM1917538v2, whole genome shotgun sequence includes:
- the LOC132637732 gene encoding uncharacterized protein LOC132637732: MTSFAEGDRNTRYFHSIVNGRRIQNQQGIWIEGDSLLAEEACRFYQQWFSQDGDPVDFDLLQYVPSMVDQDTNNKLVSMPTLKEVKKAMFDLSADSASGADVYNVVKAFFDGKTLPKSITHTNLVLLLKKKNLETFADMRPISLSNFINKVISRVVQDKLEGLLPSLISPNQSDFVKGRCIIENVLLTQEVVTDIRLRGKPANVVLKLDVAKAYDRVS; encoded by the exons ATGACAAGTTTTGCTGAAGGAGACAGGAATACAAGGTATTTTCACAGTATTGTGAATGGTAGGAGAATTCAGAATCAACAAGGGATATGGATAGAAGGAGATTCACTTTTGGCAGAAGAAGCTTGTAGATTTTATCAGCAGTGGTTTTCTCAAGATGGTGATCCAGTAGATTTTGATTTGCTACAATATGTTCCTAGTATGGTTGATCAGGATACTAACAATAAACTGGTAAGCATGCCAACCTTGAAAGAGGTGAAGAAGGCAATGTTTGATTTATCTGCAGATAGTGCTAGTG GTGCtgatgtatacaatgttgttaAAGCCTTCTTTGATGGGAAGACTCTTCCCAAGTCAATAACACATACCAACCTGGTACTATTACTAAAGAAGAAGAATCTTGAGACTTTTGCTGATATGAGACCAATCAGTCTCAGTAACTTTATCAACAAGGTTATTTCTAGAGTGGTTCAGGATAAGCTTGAAGGCCTTTTACCTTCTCTGATATCTCCTAACCAATCTGATTTTGTTAAGGGCAGATGCATCATTGAAAATGTCCTTCTCACTCAAGAAGTTGTGACTGACATTAGACTACGGGGAAAACCAGCTAATGTAGTGCTTAAGCTTGATGTggcaaaagcatatgatagagtgTCATAG